One part of the Amaranthus tricolor cultivar Red isolate AtriRed21 chromosome 16, ASM2621246v1, whole genome shotgun sequence genome encodes these proteins:
- the LOC130803252 gene encoding putative EG45-like domain containing protein 1 translates to MTILILFIATISTLLTISFAIPGTATFYTTYIPSACYQSTPEGTMIAAAGDQLWDGGKICGKMFTVTCTGPTNPYPHPCKPGTSVTVKIVDQCPNCGGTIDLSKEAFSTIADPIAGVIQIDYRQV, encoded by the exons ATGACAattctaattctttttattGCTACAATTTCTactctacttacaatatcctttgcaattccaGGAACCGCTACCTTTTACACAACATATATTC CATCGGCATGTTACCAAAGTACTCCAGAAGGGACTATGATAGCTGCTGCTGGTGATCAATTATGGGATGGTGGTAAAATATGTGGAAAAATGTTTACGGTTACATGCACTGGTCCTACTAATCCATATCCACATCCATGCAAACCAGGAACAAGTGTAACTGTTAAAATTGTTGATCAATGCCCTAACTGTGGAGGCACTATTGATCTTTCTAAAGAAGCGTTTTCTACAATTGCTGACCCCATTGCTGGAGTCATTCAAATCGATTATCGACA ggtttga